The following nucleotide sequence is from Acetobacteroides hydrogenigenes.
GCACAAAAAAGGCTGCCTGCAGGTAGCAGGCAGCCTCTTCAGCATATTATTTCATTAGCAAAGGCTATTCAACCTCCCAGGTATCGCCGCTACGAAGCAGCTCGTCCATGCTATGGATTTTAGCGTTCTTCATCACATCGAGCACCTGATCGCGCACGTTATCGTCGTAGGTCGAATCCTTAACCGCACGGATCACGCCTAGGGCAACAGGAAGCTCAGGAGCCTTCATGTTAACCAGCATCATGTGGATTCCGGGGTTTGGATTCTTGGCGTTGTGCACTAGGATATCCTTTTCGGTGATGCCGTTTTCGCCCAGCTTAACCACCTTTAGGTTCATGTTTTCGACATCAAGAACCAGACCCTTGTCCTTATTCTTGCCGAAGATCATGGGCTCGCCGTGGCGAAGGACGATGGTTCTATCCTCGCGCACCTCCCTGTCAACAAATCCGGCGTGCGTTCCATCGTTAAAGATCACGCAGTTCTGAAGCACCTCAACTACCGATGTTCCGTCGTGCTTAGCGGCGGCCACCATGCAGTCCTTGGTAAGGGCAACCTCTACGTCGAGCGAACGAGCGAAGAAGGTACCGCGTGCGCCAAGAACGATTTCGCCGGGCATGAATGGGTGCTCAACGGTTCCAAATGGCGAAGTTTTGGTGATGATACCCAGCTTCGATGTTGGCGAGTACTGTCCCTTTGTAAGACCGTAAATCTCGTTATTGAAAAGGATGATGTTGATGTCGATGTTACGACGAACGGCGTGGATGAAGTGGTTACCACCAATGGCAAGGGCATCGCCATCGCCGGTGATCTCCCAAACCGATAGCTTAGGGTTGGCCACCTTAACGCCGGTTGCAATTGCCGCAGCACGACCGTGGATGCTGTGGAAACCGTAGGTGTTCATGTAGTAGGGGAAGCGCGAAGAGCAGCCAATACCCGAAACAAAGGTGAAGCGTTCCTTGGTATAGTTAAGCGCCTCGGCCACCTCTGGCAACGCCTTTTGAACTGAGGCTAGAATAGCATGGTCGCCGCAACCTGGGCACCATCTTACCTCTTGATCGCTCTTAAAATCTTGGGCTGTATACTTATTGCATAATTCTGACATGGCTATTTACCCTCCAATACTTCGTTAAACTTATCAACCAACTCAACTACCGAGAATGGCAATCCTTGAACCTTATTGAACTGCAGGTACTCAAACTCCTGGAAGTTCATGCGAAGGTGGTTGGCAAATTGTCCCATATTCAGCTCGCAAACGATAATCTTCTTGTAGCTCTTAAGAATATCCTTAGTGTTGCGAGGAAGTGGGTTGATGTAGCTGAAGTGGGCCAAGCTAATGCTCTTGCCCTGATTGCGCATCTCCTTAACAGCCGAGTAAAGGTGACCGTAGGTTCCTCCCCAGCCAACAACAAGAAGATCGCCTTCCTTATCGCCGAACACCTCCTGCTCAGGAATATAGTCGGCAACCTTGGCAACCTTAGCAGCACGAACGTCAACCATCTTTTGGTGGTTAATTGGGTCGTGCGATACGGTTCCCTTCAGGAAGTCCTTCTCCAGACCACCAACGCGGTGCTCCAATCCTGGAGTTCCAGGAACAGCCCAACGGCGGCTAAGCTTTTCGTCGCGCTTGTATGGCAGGTAGTCGGTATCTCCGGCAGCAACAATTGGTGGGTTGATAGCAGGATAGTCGCTCATGCTTGGGATGCGCCAAGGCTGCGATCCGTTGGCAATAAAGCCATCGGTAAGCAGCATAACGGGCGTCATGTGCTCGAGGGCAATCTTACTAGCGTGGAACGCGTAGTGGAAGCAGTTCGATGGGGTGCTGGCAGCAACCACCACCATTGGAGCCTCACCGTTACGTCCCCAAAGCGCCTGCATTAGGTCCGACTGCTCGGTTTTTGTAGGAAGACCGGTAGATGGACCTCCACGTTGTACGTCGACAATAACCAAAGGAAGTTCGGTCATAACCGCCAAGCCAAGGGCTTCCGACTTAAGCGACAAGCCTGGGCCCGAAGTGGTGGTAACCGCAAAATCGCCGGCAAAAGCAGCACCAATAGAGGTACAGATACCCGCAATTTCGTCTTCGGCCTGAAGAGTCTTAACGCCTAGATCCTTTCTCTTAGCCAGCTCCTGAAGAATATCGGTAGCAGGGGTAATAGGGTAAGAACCACAGAAGAGCTCGCGTCCCGATTTCTCGGCGGCAGCAATAAGCCCCCATGCGGTAGCAGTATTACCATTTATATTACGGTAAGTTCCTTTTTCGCGAACAGCAGGAGCAACCTTGTAGGTATTAGCAATAGCGTGGGTATTTGCTGCATAGTC
It contains:
- a CDS encoding 2-oxoacid:acceptor oxidoreductase subunit alpha is translated as MDAKERCLELEDVVIRFSGDSGDGMQLTGTLFSETSALLGNGVSTFPDYPAEIRAPQGTVAGVSGFQVHFGSHPVATPGDFCDVLVAMNPAALKANAKWTKRGGTIILDADAFSEKGLQRAGFTTTDPIAELKLEDFVVVFAPITSLTKEALKDSGLDNKSVIRSKNMFALGICYCMFSRPLNFTEKYYEVKFKKKPEIIEANKKVLQAGFDYAANTHAIANTYKVAPAVREKGTYRNINGNTATAWGLIAAAEKSGRELFCGSYPITPATDILQELAKRKDLGVKTLQAEDEIAGICTSIGAAFAGDFAVTTTSGPGLSLKSEALGLAVMTELPLVIVDVQRGGPSTGLPTKTEQSDLMQALWGRNGEAPMVVVAASTPSNCFHYAFHASKIALEHMTPVMLLTDGFIANGSQPWRIPSMSDYPAINPPIVAAGDTDYLPYKRDEKLSRRWAVPGTPGLEHRVGGLEKDFLKGTVSHDPINHQKMVDVRAAKVAKVADYIPEQEVFGDKEGDLLVVGWGGTYGHLYSAVKEMRNQGKSISLAHFSYINPLPRNTKDILKSYKKIIVCELNMGQFANHLRMNFQEFEYLQFNKVQGLPFSVVELVDKFNEVLEGK
- a CDS encoding 2-oxoacid:ferredoxin oxidoreductase subunit beta, yielding MSELCNKYTAQDFKSDQEVRWCPGCGDHAILASVQKALPEVAEALNYTKERFTFVSGIGCSSRFPYYMNTYGFHSIHGRAAAIATGVKVANPKLSVWEITGDGDALAIGGNHFIHAVRRNIDINIILFNNEIYGLTKGQYSPTSKLGIITKTSPFGTVEHPFMPGEIVLGARGTFFARSLDVEVALTKDCMVAAAKHDGTSVVEVLQNCVIFNDGTHAGFVDREVREDRTIVLRHGEPMIFGKNKDKGLVLDVENMNLKVVKLGENGITEKDILVHNAKNPNPGIHMMLVNMKAPELPVALGVIRAVKDSTYDDNVRDQVLDVMKNAKIHSMDELLRSGDTWEVE